In Pochonia chlamydosporia 170 chromosome Unknown PCv3seq00009, whole genome shotgun sequence, a genomic segment contains:
- a CDS encoding flavin-binding monooxygenase-like family protein (similar to Colletotrichum gloeosporioides Nara gc5 XP_007272691.1), giving the protein MESLEQFDCVVIGAGLYGLAAAKQYHCTQPGASLVIFDSQASLGGTWANERLYPDLKSNNLVGTYEFPDFPLDREQFRVDTGQHIPGQVLNAYLTAYAERFAINSLIRLSSKVLDAEHQESGSGGWILSVSNADETVYKVYARRLIVATGLTSEPNIPRFDGQEDFGGKIFHGKRFLQNRETLETATSATIFGASKLAWDAVYSYAKAGVKVHWIVRASGHGPCWMSPSHVTPFKMWLEKLTTTRILTWFSPCIWGNADGFGWVRGFLHGTSIGRVVTNGFWKMLGNDVLTLNAYDTHPETAKLKPWMPAMFTSTSLSILNYETDFFEIVRSGNVTIHVGEIDHLSPSKVHLSDGSSFDSDMILAHTGWKQTPPIKFLPKGIERHLGIPLSSDSNPPIQEDIERLQTTIEEVDGEILSRFPRLQTQPPCCEKYIPLSTGDDTGSDSEKRTLPHHDSPSYMLSRFMVPTSEKFLRHRDIVFAGMVSSICNSITAHVQGLWISAYFSTLLKQDPAAIVDDPTALHQLRYETVLHNRFGKWRYPHDLGLDPRRKGGILSEALKSYGVEDYRGINDEWLSVVAKPDAQS; this is encoded by the exons ATGGAATCGCTAGAGCAATTTGATTGTGTTGTCATTGGTGCTG GCCTGTACGGCTTGGCCGCTGCGAAGCAATATCACTGCACACAGCCAGGCGCTTCCCTTGTAATCTTCGATTCCCAGGCTTCTCTTGGGGGAACATGGGCAAATGAGCGGCTGTACCCGGACCTGAAGAGCAACAATCTGGTGGGAACCTACGAGTTTCCTGATTTCCCTTTGGACCGTGAGCAATTTAGGGTAGACACAGGACAACATATTCCTGGGCAGGTTCTCAATGCATATTTGACGGCCTATGCCGAAAGATTCGCAATCAACTCGTTGATACGATTGAGTTCAAAGGTTCTAGATGCTGAGCATCAGGAAAGTGGCAGCGGGGGTTGGATTCTATCAGTCTCCAACGCAGACGAAACCGTATACAAGGTATATGCTCGACGACTGATTGTTGCCACTGGCTTAACCTCAGAGCCAAATATTCCACGATTCGATGGCCAAGAGGATTTTGGAGGCAAGATCTTTCACGGTAAACGATTTCTCCAGAATAGAGAGACACTGGAAACAGCGACGTCAGCTACGATATTCGGTGCCTCCAAACTCGCCTGGGATGCTGTCTATTCTTACGCCAAGGCCGGCGTCAAGGTTCATTGGATTGTTCGAG CTTCTGGTCATGGACCGTGTTGGATGTCTCCTTCTCACGTAACGCCGTTTAAGATGTGGTTGGAGAAGCTAACAA CCACCCGTATTCTCACCTGGTTTAGTCCATGCATATGGGGTAATGCCGATGGATTTGGTTGGGTCCGTGGCTTTCTGCATGGGACTTCCATCGGTCGAGTTGTTACGAACGGCTTTTGGAAAATGCTCGGAAATGATGTTTTAACCCTCAACGCCTACGACACTCACCCGGAAACAGCGAAACTGAAACCATGGATGCCAGCTATGTTCACCTCAACCAGCCTTAGCATCCTAAATTACGAAACGGACTTCTTCGAGATAGTAAGGAGCGGCAACGTCACCATTCATGTTGGTGAGATTGATCATCTCAGCCCAAGCAAAGTACATTTGTCCGACGGAAGTAGTTTTGATTCAGACATGATACTGGCACACACAGGTTGGAAACAAACGCCACCGATCAAATTTCTCCCAAAAGGAATTGAGAGACATCTCGGAATTCCTCTTTCCTCAGACAGCAATCCACCTATACAAGAGGATATTGAGAGGCTGCAAACTACTATTGAGGAGGTGGATGGGGAGATTTTGTCACGCTTCCCACGTCTCCAGACACAGCCGCCATGCTGTGAGAAGTATATCCCTCTCTCGACCGGAGACGATACCGGATCAGACTCCGAGAAAAGAACTCTTCCGCACCATGACTCCCCATCTTATATGCTATCCCGATTTATGGTGCCAACATCGGAGAAGtttcttcgtcatcgcgACATCGTCTTCGCTGGCATGGTCAGCAGTATTTGCAACTCAATTACCGCGCACGTACAAGGTCTATGGATAAGTGCATATTTCTCTACACTTTTAAAGCAAGATCCAGCCGCAATTGTTGATGACCCGACGGCGTTGCACCAGCTCCGGTACGAGACGGTCCTGCACAATCGATTTGGGAAGTGGCGATACCCC CACGATCTGGGTCTGGACCCGCGCCGGAAAGGTGGAATTCTGTCTGAAGCATTGAAGTCGTACGGCGTGGAGGATTATCGTGGCATCAACGACGAGTGGTTGAGTGTGGTTGCTAAGCCGGACGCACAGTCTTGA
- a CDS encoding corA-like mg2+ transporter protein domain-containing protein: MSQQPPQLKDWTSGASEFWALDPTLRHRDTQYPVISFDSEIQNPRVLVLCLSQYGAWESSNIHTIDTLSDHLKEPRSTSRNRTIYVVEGLTPKVVEILRSHFSIEPSFFMRHERPVVYTSKHNRFHDTVRLPSQLDLEDNFQIKYYEMLHLSQQPTSFYMHCARTARHIGITRLSGKYQHTAIARRKCSFWSQRCSGDAWNAIILCDPPIERVWIGAPEDRVEMKSVSTEPFQGGYPSFIKNSAMSTKPTQGPPRTSMFDDLAFYFKHHSDLLHDADDPQTASYFMRKIAASHYMQVVAYTASILSNRHWSLSRRDSLKELERFTEIEKEWSDLQGLHRRCCEYIEDTEAALLNLGIPMSRPERSLRMWDDDADFQYIYMRFNDCKARTEVMINSITGLASMSGTRQALIEAQRSLRATKGGRTLSFIGLLFIPLAYVAGIFSMPGTFAPGSSDFGKYWEVAAPLALGIFLLATLLELGYDDAAKWSPSTFAENSGYNRMRGGGGSQELGRTSIGKTNGTV; encoded by the exons ATGTCCCAGCAACCTCCCCAACTGAAGGACTGGACCTCTGGAGCCTCAGAGTTCTGGGCTCTGGATCCCACTCTGAGGCACAGAGACACACAATATCCAGTAATCTCTTTCGATAGCGAAATACAGAATCCACGAGTCCTTGTACTTTGCTTGTCGCAGTATGGAGCTTGGGAAAGCTCAAACATTCACACTATCGATACACTGAGCGACCACCTCAAAGAACCGAGATCAACATCCAGGAATCGTACTATTTATGTCGTTGAAGGGCTGACACCAAAGGTCGTTGAGATATTACGATCCCATTTCTCTATCGAGCCATCTTTCTTCATGCGACATGAGCGGCCCGTAGTCTACACCTCAAAGCACAACAGGTTCCATGACACAGTGAGGCTGCCCTCGCAGCTCGACCTTGAAGACAACTTTCAGATCAAGTACTACGAGATGCTTCATTTGAGTCAACAACCTACTAGTTTCTACATGCATTGCGCTAGAACTGCACGACACATTGGCATCACAAGACTAAGCGGAAAATATCAGCATACCGCCATCGCCCGTCGCAAATGTTCGTTTTGGTCACAGAGGTGCTCAGGAGATGCATGGAATG CGATAATATTATGCGATCCACCCATCGAACGGGTTTGGATCGGTGCGCCTGAAGACCGCGTTGAGATGAAGTCTGTCTCAACTGAACCCTTTCAAGGTGGCTATCCAAGTTTCATCAAGAACTCTGCGATGTCTACAAAACCAACGCAAGGGCCGCCAAGGACCTCAATGTTTGATGATTTGGCATTTTACTTCAAACATCACTCCGACCTCCTGCACGATGCCGACGATCCCCAGACCGCGTCATACTTCATGAGGAAGATCGCAGCTTCTCATTACATGCAAGTCGTAGCATATACAGCATCCATACTATCGAATAGACACTGGTCTTTATCACGCCGTGACTCTTTAAAAGAGCTGGAACGGTTCACAGAAATTGAGAAAGAATGGAGTGACCTTCAAGGACTCCATCGTCGTTGCTGTGAATACATTGAGGACACCGAGGCTGCATTGCTCAACCTAGGCATCCCAATGTCTCGTCCTGAGCGCTCTCTCAGAATGTGGGATGATGACGCCGACTTCCAGTACATTTACATGCGCTTCAACGACTGCAAGGCTCGTACAGAGGTGATGATCAACTCAATCACAGGCCTTGCCAGCATGTCTGGCACCAGGCAGGCCTTGATTGAAGCCCAGAGGTCCCTGCGTGCAACGAAGGGCGGGAGGACGCTCAGTTTCATCGGCTTGTTATTCATACCTCTCGCCTATGTTGCTGGGATCTTCAGCATGCCTGGCACTTTTGCTCCCGGATCGAGTGACTTTGGGAAGTACTGGGAGGTGGCGGCACCTCTTGCGCTGGGCATCTTTCTGCTAGCGACATTGCTAGAGCTGGGATATGATGACGCTGCTAAATGGAGTCCGTCGACGTTTGCTGAGAACTCTGGATACAATCGGATgagaggcggcggaggcagccaagaactGGGGAGAACTAGCATTGGTAAGACAAATGGCACGGTTTGA
- a CDS encoding C6 transcription factor (similar to Talaromyces stipitatus ATCC 10500 XP_002485675.1): MAGLGEDYGSMMVRLEQTAPLATSATTSMFVLQHGKVMAALQSFSSKLHPWYPILEDKFSECISSFMANAFERRTDTFLVLMVLASGTIAQYESHSLALEDRPDAMYLNAAMEMLHLVILEQTMRSVQCLVAASIHYYLLLKPIQAHDLAMLAIKKAQNLHMSGALQHDLVHQEHWIRVYRIALLIEGELVIPLQLADSNAWDTEEEIPLPTGTDIWSYENDAALLPADSPGTTASVQSDDVITYLLAEIAMRRMLRRNTTAISISTDGSAEYAPLIAKELESQLEQWFSFLPEPLRFSREFDDKHHDHSLQTPFLRTQYWACMVSFYWPAVVQVMEAKQLTETTANGCRLYFKSFREFVRSAVRALGYCLPNKWTIYAR, from the coding sequence ATGGCTGGCCTGGGAGAAGACTATGGCAGCATGATGGTCCGGTTGGAACAGACAGCGCCGCTGGCCACATCTGCAACAACAAGCATGTTTGTCTTGCAGCATGGAAAGGTTATGGCTGCGCTGCAGAGTTTCTCATCCAAGCTCCACCCTTGGTACCCAATACTTGAGGACAAGTTCTCGGAGTGTATTTCGTCGTTCATGGCCAATGCATTTGAACGACGAACAGACACATTCTTGGTTCTCATGGTTCTTGCCAGCGGGACGATTGCTCAGTATGAGTCTCACAGCTTGGCTCTAGAAGACAGACCGGATGCTATGTATCTCAATGCGGCCATGGAGATGCTTCATCTAGTGATCCTCGAACAAACCATGCGAAGTGTACAATGCTTAGTGGCGGCAAGCATTCACTACTACCTGCTCCTAAAGCCTATACAAGCACACGATCTTGCAATGCTGGCCATTAAAAAGGCACAAAATCTTCACATGAGTGGCGCCTTGCAGCATGACCTTGTTCATCAAGAACACTGGATTCGAGTATACCGCATCGCATTACTGATAGAAGGAGAACTCGTCATTCCGCTGCAGCTAGCGGACAGCAACGCATGGGACACGGAAGAAGAGATCCCTTTACCAACAGGAACAGACATCTGGTCCTACGAGAACGACGCAGCCTTGCTCCCTGCAGATTCACCAGGAACAACCGCTAGTGTCCAATCCGACGATGTTATCACATACCTACTCGCGGAAATTGCAATGCGACGCATGCTGCGACGAAACACCACGGCCATTTCCATCTCAACCGACGGATCAGCGGAATATGCGCCCCTGATAGCCAAGGAACTCGAGTCTCAGCTCGAACAATGGTTCTCGTTCTTACCGGAGCCGCTCCGCTTCTCCCGCGAGTTTGACGACAAGCATCACGATCATTCCTTACAGACGCCCTTCCTGCGGACTCAATATTGGGCGTGTATGGTGTCATTCTATTGGCCTGCTGTTGTTCAAGTCATGGAAGCGAAGCAACTAACCGAGACTACGGCCAACGGCTGCCGTCTCTACTTCAAGTCGTTTCGGGAGTTTGTCCGAAGTGCAGTCCGCGCACTGGGGTATTGTCTGCCGAACAAGTGGACCATATATGCAAGGTGA
- a CDS encoding MFS transporter (similar to Neosartorya fischeri NRRL 181 XP_001266520.1): MAATSEIDYNVVNPANKWKILRQQWRYGLWALWTSIGSMMLGFDYVIGAQLASLSEFQKYFGEEQADGTWIIPATYLSAWGAIGLGCDVIASWLAAPLLEKYGRKPLILFSAFVSVVAIILQQLATNWRVHLAGRAVNGIAIGIMFTISPLWIGETCRPELRGFWLCFFNTSIIWGQMLVVIVARATSSLDTKWQWWIPVICMYIFPLMLVVVWPFFPESPYWLVREGKFDQARKSLERMYGFSHPDFYDIEIHRLQEDVRLCEEMTGATKANRTIWGFIPNPAAELECFNKENRKRTLTAICAASSQQVIGAAFVIGNATYFLQLIGVKEYFNASVVLYVIMLLSSAAAFPLSEMIGRRTLIVPSQFLLCFFLLLMGIMGCIPDQTKAGWAIVVFIYLWAIVYQVSIGATGFVLASEVATLRLRAVTQALVTMSNGVWGLIMQFTIPYMINPDAGHLGGKVGFIFFGLGLIVSILGWYLYPETRGVRFEKLDELYAKGVKPRHFKKHEHATDIDNQIGAKVEDVESHVKG; the protein is encoded by the exons ATGGCCGCAACCTCAGA AATCGACTACAACGTAGTCAATCCAGCCAACAAATGGAAGATTCTTCGACAGCAATGGCGATATGGTCTCTGGG CTCTCTGGACTTCCATCGGCTCCATGATGCTGGGATTTGACTATGTCATCGGCGCCCAGCTCGCGTCCTTGTCAGAATTCCAGAAATACTTTGGCGAAGAGCAAGCAGACGGAACTTGGATCATTCCCGCTACCTATCTCTCAGCATGGGGCGCCATCGGGCTAGGATGCGATGTCATTGCCTCGTGGCTTGCTGCGCCGCTGTTGGAAAAATATGGACGGAAGCCTCTTATTCTGTTTTCGGCATTTGTATCCGTCGTTGCTATCATTTTGCAACAACTGGCTACAAATTGGAGAGTGCACCTGGCAGGTCGTGCGGTGAATG GTATCgccattggcatcatgtTTACCATATCGCCGCTTTGGATCGGAGAGACTTGTCGACCTGAGCTtcgaggcttttggctgTGTTTCT tcaacaccagcatcatctgGGGCCAAATGCTTGT TGTCATTGTTGCACGAGCAACTAGTTCACTCGATACCAAGTGGCAGTGGTGGATCCCCGTCATTTGCATGTACATCTTTCCAT TAATGCTCGTCGTCGTATGGCCCTTCTTCCCCGAATCGCCCTACTGGCTCGTCCGCGAAGGCAAATTCGACCAAGCTCGCAAGTCCCTGGAGCGCATGTACGGCTTCTCCCACCCCGACTTCTACGACATCGAAatccaccgcctccaagaAGATGTGCGCCTCTGCGAAGAAATGACGGGCGCTACCAAGGCTAACCGCACCATCTGGGGATTCATTCCCAACCCTGCCGCCGAACTGGAGTGTTTCAACAAGGAGAATCGCAAGAGAACCCTAACTGCTATTTGCGCGGCTAGTTCGCAACAAGTCATTGGCGCGGCGTTTGTCATCGGAAACGCAACCTACTTCCTGCAACTTATCGGTGTAAAAGAATACTTCAACGCCTCTGTTGTTCTCTACGTCATCATGCTGCTCTCTTCGGCTGCGGCGTTCCCCCTGAGCGAAATGATCGGTCGGCGAACATTGATTGTGCCGTCTCAGTTTCTGCTGTGctttttcttgctgttgatggGGATCATGGGATGCATTCCTGACCAGACGAAGGCGGGTTGGGCGATTGTCGTCTTTATCTACCTGTGGGCTATTGTATACCAGGTCAGCATCGGTGCTACTGGTTTCGTGCTGGCAAGTGAGGTTGCGACATTGCGCTTGCGAGCCGTCACACAAGCCTTGGTTACTATGAGTAATGGTGTTTGGGGTCTTATTATGCAGTTTACTATTCCATACATG ATCAACCCTGATGCAGGCCACCTAGGCGGCAAAGTCGGCTTCATCTTTTTCGGTCTCGGTCTCATCGTTTCAATCCTCGGTTGGTACTTGTACCCTGAGACAAGGGGTGTTCGGTTTGAGAAGCTGGACGAGCTGTATGCAAAGGGTGTGAAGCCACGACACTTTAAGAAGCATGAGCATGCTACGGATATTGACAACCAGATTGGGGCGAAGGTGGAGGACGTTGAGTCTCATGTCAAGGGATAG